The Agromyces sp. LHK192 genome includes a window with the following:
- a CDS encoding DNA-3-methyladenine glycosylase I codes for MSPLPRPELVVGDDGLARCGWGASDPEYRRYHDEEWGRPQHDPTRLFEKLCLEGFQAGLSWITILRRRPAFREVFHGFDVDRVAGMTADDVERLLSDERIIRHRGKIEATIANARATLALDEPLDAFLWGFAPEHRAARPTSFAEVPAVTAESTAMSRALRQRGYRFVGPTTMYALMQACGMVDDHLVGCFRASDR; via the coding sequence GTGAGTCCCCTTCCGAGGCCCGAACTCGTCGTCGGCGACGACGGCCTCGCGAGGTGCGGCTGGGGCGCCTCCGACCCCGAGTACCGGCGTTACCACGACGAGGAATGGGGTCGCCCGCAGCACGACCCGACCCGCCTGTTCGAGAAGCTCTGCCTCGAAGGCTTCCAGGCGGGGCTCTCGTGGATCACGATCCTTCGGCGGCGGCCCGCGTTCCGGGAGGTGTTCCACGGGTTCGACGTGGACCGCGTCGCCGGCATGACCGCCGATGACGTCGAACGACTCCTCAGCGACGAGCGCATCATCCGGCACCGAGGCAAGATCGAGGCCACCATCGCGAACGCCAGGGCGACCCTCGCGCTCGATGAACCGCTCGACGCGTTCCTGTGGGGCTTCGCTCCGGAACACCGCGCTGCGCGGCCGACTTCGTTCGCGGAGGTCCCGGCAGTCACCGCAGAATCCACGGCGATGAGCCGCGCACTCCGACAGCGCGGATACCGGTTCGTCGGGCCGACGACGATGTACGCCCTCATGCAGGCCTGCGGCATGGTCGACGACCACCTCGTCGGATGCTTCCGCGCGAGCGATCGCTGA
- a CDS encoding methylated-DNA--[protein]-cysteine S-methyltransferase, whose translation MSDVYLTRIQSPIGRIEVLSDGDAVTGLSIERDGHLPHDEVPPRTCAVLDDAVAQLDEYFAGSRTTFDLPVRLTGTPFQQAVWAELGRLGWGEATSYGSLAAAVGRPGAARAIGGAVGANPVPIIIGCHRVLAGDGRITGYSGGEGIPTKQWLLGHEAIGFAA comes from the coding sequence ATGAGCGACGTGTATCTCACCCGAATCCAAAGCCCGATCGGGCGCATCGAGGTGCTCTCCGACGGTGACGCCGTGACCGGACTGAGCATCGAGCGCGACGGCCACCTCCCTCACGACGAGGTCCCCCCGCGCACCTGTGCCGTGCTCGACGACGCCGTGGCTCAACTCGACGAGTACTTCGCCGGTTCCCGCACGACCTTCGACCTCCCGGTCCGCCTGACCGGTACCCCGTTCCAGCAGGCGGTCTGGGCCGAACTCGGACGACTGGGATGGGGCGAGGCCACCAGCTACGGCTCCCTCGCCGCCGCGGTCGGACGCCCGGGTGCCGCCCGGGCGATCGGCGGCGCCGTCGGTGCGAACCCCGTTCCGATCATCATCGGCTGTCATCGAGTGCTCGCCGGCGACGGTCGGATCACGGGCTATTCGGGGGGCGAGGGCATCCCCACGAAGCAGTGGCTCCTCGGCCACGAGGCGATCGGATTCGCCGCGTGA
- a CDS encoding DUF4192 family protein yields MTSIIRAESAHDFLAMLPTLAGYRPERSLVWVAFRGNRTAGVIRFDLPRRAADRDRLVAAGIGMLCRLAGVDAVVPVAYTSDPYAGRRGAGTTNLLRLAVRRAEEAGFLVRDALHVARDAWASVLDAGPCATGMPLELIERSPVALAHGDHDLGDGPTGFHRLPEADPEQVERVGAILARLRGGFTAAGTPRAAADSSAAIASLADELEGLGWRTDPVEFIEFVVAVPDDAADRTRELAWLAHLAALPVYRDAMMLQVAFGRIVGERALDDWGPAIDPTVGEMLAELLLGRSSRRPDVERVERGIAFALRAAVTVSDAHRAGVLCMAGWLSWTLGRGSAAADLFERALDADPSQGMARLLLEHLGAGAFPDWAFTEPQAAGDAEHGIAGDAFRDVPFSARRAERGPSR; encoded by the coding sequence ATGACCTCGATCATCCGCGCTGAATCCGCGCACGATTTCCTCGCCATGCTGCCGACCCTCGCGGGCTATCGGCCCGAGCGCTCGCTCGTCTGGGTCGCGTTCCGCGGGAACCGCACCGCGGGAGTCATCCGATTCGACCTTCCGCGCCGCGCGGCCGACCGGGATCGGCTCGTCGCTGCAGGGATCGGCATGCTCTGCCGGCTGGCCGGCGTCGACGCCGTGGTGCCGGTCGCGTACACGAGCGACCCGTATGCGGGACGTCGCGGCGCCGGCACGACGAACCTGTTGCGGCTCGCAGTGCGGCGGGCGGAGGAGGCCGGATTCCTCGTGCGCGACGCGCTGCACGTCGCCCGTGACGCCTGGGCGTCGGTCCTCGATGCCGGACCGTGTGCGACCGGCATGCCGCTCGAACTCATCGAGCGCAGTCCGGTCGCCCTCGCGCACGGTGACCACGACCTCGGCGACGGTCCGACGGGATTCCACCGGCTGCCCGAGGCGGATCCCGAGCAGGTCGAACGGGTCGGCGCGATCCTCGCGCGGCTGCGCGGCGGGTTCACCGCAGCCGGGACACCGCGGGCAGCCGCGGATTCATCGGCCGCGATCGCTTCGCTCGCCGACGAGCTCGAGGGTCTCGGGTGGCGAACCGATCCGGTCGAGTTCATCGAGTTCGTCGTCGCCGTCCCGGACGACGCCGCGGACCGGACCCGGGAGCTCGCGTGGCTTGCACACCTGGCCGCCCTGCCGGTCTACCGGGACGCCATGATGCTGCAGGTCGCGTTCGGGCGCATCGTCGGCGAACGCGCGCTCGACGACTGGGGTCCGGCCATCGATCCGACCGTCGGCGAGATGCTCGCCGAACTCCTGCTCGGCCGGTCGTCGCGGCGACCCGACGTCGAGCGGGTCGAACGCGGCATCGCGTTCGCGCTGCGCGCGGCCGTAACGGTCTCCGACGCCCATCGCGCGGGCGTGCTCTGCATGGCCGGCTGGCTCAGCTGGACGCTCGGGCGCGGATCCGCGGCCGCCGACCTCTTCGAGCGGGCGCTCGACGCCGATCCGTCGCAGGGGATGGCGCGCCTGCTGCTCGAGCACCTGGGCGCGGGAGCCTTCCCCGACTGGGCCTTCACCGAACCGCAGGCGGCCGGCGACGCGGAGCATGGTATCGCGGGAGACGCCTTCCGCGACGTGCCGTTCAGTGCCCGACGAGCGGAGCGAGGGCCTTCGCGATGA
- a CDS encoding FAD-binding oxidoreductase, whose translation MERSQRRDLGTESDDSARYRRASFWLDDLAASGVDPLRPRASLTADAWFDVCLIGGGLTALWTAYSLAKADPGLRIAVLEKEIAGFGASGRNGGWCSALFPRSAASLEREHGWDAAVAMRRAMVDTVDEIRRVTASEGIDCDFEAGGTLLFARTDVQRRSAQSDVAEAAQYGIDRLEYWDQATIGRRFGVAGLDDQTPAAVFDPACARVHPAKLVRGLARTVEALGVAIFERTEVLDWSAGRVRFRALDGSDATGTVSARQIIVATEGYGSQLPRVRRRILPIYSLMIATEPLSDEVWEEIGIDHGQTFSDYRHLLVYGQRTADNRFAFGGRGARYHWGSRVAPELEHDDRVFAHLRATLGELFPAVGDARVTHRWGGPLGVARDWHATASFNPRTGVGFAGGYVGDGLSTTNLAGRTLADLMLGRDTDLTRLPWANHRSPLWEPEPLRFAGANLGVLGMGFADAEEHLTGRPSIIAKALAPLVGH comes from the coding sequence ATGGAGCGGTCGCAGCGCCGGGACCTCGGAACCGAATCGGACGACTCCGCGAGGTACCGCCGAGCGAGTTTCTGGCTCGACGACCTCGCGGCGAGCGGTGTCGATCCGCTGCGCCCCCGAGCCTCGCTGACGGCCGACGCCTGGTTCGACGTCTGCCTGATCGGCGGGGGCCTGACCGCCCTGTGGACGGCGTACAGCCTCGCGAAGGCCGACCCGGGCCTGCGCATCGCGGTCCTCGAGAAGGAGATCGCCGGATTCGGGGCATCCGGTCGCAACGGCGGGTGGTGCTCGGCCCTGTTCCCGCGCTCCGCGGCATCCCTCGAGCGCGAGCACGGGTGGGACGCGGCCGTGGCGATGCGGCGTGCGATGGTCGACACGGTCGACGAGATCCGACGGGTCACCGCGTCCGAAGGGATCGATTGCGATTTCGAGGCCGGCGGCACGCTGCTCTTCGCGCGAACCGACGTCCAGCGACGAAGCGCCCAGTCGGATGTCGCGGAGGCTGCGCAGTACGGCATCGACCGGCTCGAGTACTGGGACCAGGCGACCATCGGCCGCAGGTTCGGCGTCGCCGGACTGGACGACCAGACGCCCGCGGCGGTCTTCGACCCCGCGTGCGCGCGGGTGCATCCCGCGAAGCTCGTCCGAGGCCTCGCCCGAACCGTCGAGGCCCTCGGCGTCGCGATCTTCGAACGGACCGAGGTGCTCGACTGGTCGGCGGGTCGGGTGCGCTTCCGGGCGCTCGACGGCAGCGACGCGACCGGCACCGTCTCGGCCCGGCAGATCATCGTCGCGACCGAGGGATACGGCTCGCAACTGCCGCGCGTTCGCCGACGCATCCTGCCCATCTACTCCCTGATGATCGCGACGGAGCCCCTGTCCGACGAGGTCTGGGAGGAGATCGGCATCGACCACGGGCAGACGTTCAGCGACTACCGCCACCTCCTCGTGTACGGCCAGCGCACCGCCGACAACCGATTCGCGTTCGGCGGTCGCGGCGCGCGATACCACTGGGGCAGTCGGGTCGCGCCCGAACTCGAGCACGACGACCGTGTGTTCGCGCACCTGCGCGCGACCCTCGGGGAACTCTTCCCGGCTGTGGGCGACGCCCGGGTCACGCACCGATGGGGCGGGCCGCTCGGCGTCGCCCGTGACTGGCACGCGACCGCGAGCTTCAATCCGCGCACCGGCGTGGGATTCGCGGGCGGGTACGTGGGTGACGGGCTCTCGACGACCAACCTCGCCGGTCGAACCCTCGCCGACCTGATGCTGGGTCGCGACACCGATCTCACCCGGCTGCCGTGGGCGAATCACCGATCACCGCTGTGGGAGCCCGAGCCCCTGCGCTTCGCCGGAGCCAACCTCGGCGTCCTCGGCATGGGGTTCGCGGACGCCGAGGAACACCTCACGGGGCGCCCGTCGATCATCGCGAAGGCCCTCGCTCCGCTCGTCGGGCACTGA
- a CDS encoding aspartate aminotransferase family protein, which translates to MSAPTYDNAALQQQAKDHLWMHFARQSTMEASGVPIITRGEGHHIYDVQGREYFDGLSGLFVVNAGHGRRRLAEVAAKQAEQLAFFPIWSYAHPAAIELADRLAEYAPGDLNRVFFSTGGGEAVETAFKLAKYYWKLQGRPTKHKVISRSVAYHGTPQGALAITGIPAMKEMFEPLTPGGFRVPNTNFYRAAEVGAPADDLEAFGLWAANRIEEMIQFEGPETVAAVFLEPVQNSGGCFPPPPSYFKRVREICDQYDVLLVSDEVICAFGRIGHMFACDAYDYVPDMITCAKAMTSGYSPIGATIVSEKLYEPFSKGTTSFYHGYTFGGHPVSAAVALENLDIFEEERLNERVRENSPLFRAELEKLLDIPIVGDVRGDGYFFGIELVKDKATRETFDDDESERLLRGFLSKALFDAGLYCRADDRGDPVIQLAPPLTIGVPEFREIEQILRGVLTEAVTKL; encoded by the coding sequence ATGTCCGCACCGACGTACGACAACGCGGCACTCCAGCAGCAGGCGAAGGACCACCTCTGGATGCACTTCGCCCGCCAGTCGACGATGGAGGCGTCCGGCGTGCCCATCATCACGCGCGGCGAGGGGCACCACATCTACGACGTGCAGGGTCGCGAGTACTTCGACGGCCTCTCCGGCCTCTTCGTGGTGAACGCCGGCCACGGCCGCAGGCGGCTCGCGGAGGTCGCGGCGAAGCAGGCCGAGCAGCTCGCGTTCTTCCCGATCTGGAGCTACGCCCACCCCGCGGCGATCGAACTCGCCGACCGGCTCGCCGAGTACGCGCCCGGCGACCTCAACCGCGTCTTCTTCTCGACGGGCGGCGGCGAGGCCGTCGAGACCGCGTTCAAGCTCGCGAAGTACTACTGGAAGCTCCAGGGCCGGCCGACGAAGCACAAGGTCATCTCCCGCTCGGTCGCGTACCACGGCACGCCGCAGGGCGCCCTCGCGATCACGGGCATCCCGGCCATGAAGGAGATGTTCGAGCCGCTCACCCCCGGAGGATTCCGGGTGCCCAACACCAACTTCTACCGCGCCGCCGAGGTCGGCGCGCCCGCCGACGACCTCGAGGCCTTCGGTCTCTGGGCGGCCAACCGGATCGAGGAGATGATCCAGTTCGAGGGCCCGGAGACGGTCGCCGCCGTCTTCCTGGAGCCGGTGCAGAACTCCGGCGGCTGCTTCCCGCCGCCGCCGAGCTACTTCAAGCGGGTGCGCGAGATCTGCGACCAGTACGACGTGCTGCTCGTCTCCGACGAGGTCATCTGCGCGTTCGGGCGCATCGGGCACATGTTCGCTTGCGACGCGTACGACTACGTGCCCGACATGATCACCTGCGCTAAGGCGATGACGTCGGGGTACTCCCCGATCGGCGCGACGATCGTGTCGGAGAAGCTGTACGAGCCGTTCTCCAAGGGCACGACGAGCTTCTACCACGGCTACACCTTCGGCGGTCACCCCGTCTCGGCCGCCGTCGCGCTCGAGAACCTCGACATCTTCGAGGAGGAGCGCCTCAACGAGCGGGTCCGCGAGAACTCGCCGCTGTTCCGCGCCGAGCTCGAGAAGCTGCTCGACATCCCGATCGTGGGCGACGTCCGCGGCGACGGGTACTTCTTCGGCATCGAGCTCGTCAAGGACAAGGCCACCCGCGAGACCTTCGATGACGACGAGTCCGAGCGGCTGCTGCGCGGGTTCCTCTCGAAGGCGCTGTTCGACGCGGGACTGTACTGCCGTGCCGACGACCGCGGCGACCCCGTGATCCAGCTCGCGCCGCCGCTGACGATCGGCGTTCCCGAGTTCCGGGAGATCGAGCAGATCCTCCGTGGCGTACTGACCGAAGCCGTCACCAAGCTCTGA
- a CDS encoding Lrp/AsnC family transcriptional regulator, with translation MTNHGRSPHRPVHLDDVSKAIIEQLQADGRRSYSDIGKAVGLSEAAVRQRVQRLTESGVMQIVAVTDPMQLGFTRQAMIGVRATGDTRVLAERLAEIPEIDYVVLTAGSFDLLAEVVCEDDDQLITLLNERVRNLDGVQTTETFVYLKLQKQFYNWGTR, from the coding sequence ATGACGAACCATGGGCGTTCACCGCATCGACCGGTGCACCTCGACGACGTCTCGAAGGCGATCATCGAGCAGCTCCAGGCCGACGGTCGGCGCTCGTACTCCGACATCGGCAAGGCGGTCGGCCTGTCCGAGGCCGCGGTGCGCCAGCGCGTCCAGCGCCTCACCGAATCCGGCGTCATGCAGATCGTCGCGGTCACCGATCCGATGCAACTCGGCTTCACACGCCAGGCGATGATCGGCGTGCGCGCGACGGGCGACACGCGCGTGCTCGCCGAACGGCTAGCCGAGATCCCCGAGATCGATTACGTCGTGCTCACGGCGGGCAGCTTCGACCTGCTGGCCGAGGTGGTCTGCGAGGACGACGACCAGTTGATCACGCTGCTCAACGAGCGGGTCCGGAACCTCGACGGCGTGCAGACGACGGAGACGTTCGTCTACCTGAAGCTGCAGAAGCAGTTCTACAACTGGGGCACGCGCTGA
- a CDS encoding gamma-aminobutyraldehyde dehydrogenase, whose translation MSVPTLRNFIDGDHAEPAGESAFALVDPATEEVYAHAPVSTAADIDVAYAAAARAFEAWGETTPAERQLALFRIADAVADRAEEFADLESRDTGKPRATLVADEIDQSVDQLRFFAGAARNLEGRAAAEYLAGHTSYIRREPIGVIGQVTPWNYPLNMAIWKIAPAIAAGNTVVLKPSDTTPLSTIRLAEVAAEFLPAGVLNVVLGDRGTGAALLQHPTPQMVAITGSVRAGMEVARSAADDLKRVHLELGGKAPAVVFADADLAAAAEGIVTAAYFNAGQDCTAATRVIVHDAVHDEFVAALSARIRTHARTGGPAEEGVLYGPLNNVDQLARVTGFIDRLPAHAEVAVGGRRQGDRGYFFEATVVTGVRQDDELVQSEVFGPVLTVQPFREEAEALAMANGVPYALAASVWTSDHARAMRLSRRLDFGCVWINTHIPFVSDMPHGGFKHSGYGKDLSQYGFEDYTRIKHVMSHFGP comes from the coding sequence ATGTCCGTTCCCACCCTCCGCAACTTCATCGACGGCGATCACGCCGAGCCCGCCGGCGAGTCGGCGTTCGCCCTCGTCGACCCGGCGACCGAGGAGGTGTACGCGCACGCCCCGGTGTCGACCGCGGCGGACATCGACGTCGCGTACGCCGCGGCCGCGCGGGCGTTCGAGGCGTGGGGCGAGACGACGCCCGCGGAGCGCCAACTCGCGCTGTTCCGCATCGCCGATGCCGTCGCCGACCGGGCCGAGGAGTTCGCCGACCTCGAGAGCCGGGACACCGGGAAGCCGCGGGCGACGCTCGTCGCCGACGAGATCGACCAGTCCGTCGACCAGCTCCGGTTCTTCGCGGGCGCCGCTCGCAACCTCGAGGGCCGCGCCGCCGCCGAGTACCTCGCCGGCCACACCTCCTACATCCGCCGCGAGCCGATCGGCGTGATCGGACAGGTCACCCCGTGGAACTACCCGCTCAACATGGCGATCTGGAAGATTGCGCCGGCCATCGCGGCCGGCAACACCGTGGTGCTCAAGCCCTCCGACACGACGCCGCTGTCGACGATCCGACTCGCCGAGGTCGCCGCCGAGTTCCTTCCCGCGGGCGTGCTCAACGTCGTGCTCGGCGACCGCGGCACCGGCGCGGCGCTCCTGCAGCACCCGACGCCGCAGATGGTCGCGATCACCGGTTCCGTCCGCGCCGGGATGGAGGTCGCCCGATCCGCGGCGGACGATCTCAAGCGAGTGCACCTCGAACTCGGCGGCAAGGCTCCGGCAGTCGTGTTCGCCGACGCGGACCTCGCCGCGGCCGCCGAGGGGATCGTGACCGCGGCGTACTTCAACGCCGGGCAGGACTGCACGGCGGCGACGCGGGTCATCGTGCACGACGCCGTGCACGACGAGTTCGTCGCGGCGCTGTCCGCCCGCATCCGCACGCACGCACGCACCGGCGGGCCCGCCGAGGAGGGCGTGCTCTACGGCCCGCTCAACAACGTGGACCAGCTCGCCAGGGTGACGGGCTTCATCGACCGGCTGCCCGCGCACGCCGAGGTCGCCGTCGGAGGTCGCCGCCAGGGCGACCGGGGCTACTTCTTCGAGGCCACCGTCGTCACCGGGGTGAGGCAGGACGACGAACTCGTCCAGAGCGAGGTCTTCGGGCCCGTCCTCACGGTCCAGCCGTTCCGAGAGGAGGCCGAGGCGCTCGCGATGGCCAACGGGGTGCCGTACGCACTCGCGGCATCCGTCTGGACGTCCGATCACGCGCGCGCGATGCGCCTGTCGAGGCGACTGGACTTCGGATGCGTCTGGATCAACACGCACATCCCGTTCGTCTCCGACATGCCGCACGGCGGGTTCAAGCACTCCGGCTACGGGAAGGACCTCTCGCAGTACGGCTTCGAGGACTACACCCGGATCAAGCACGTCATGAGCCACTTCGGACCGTGA
- a CDS encoding FHA domain-containing protein, whose amino-acid sequence MIRAVQASGASPAASGGSAWDVVAGGRFVVAFPAPAPGAVLEAFERAATGSPSLEALIGAIPLGADGVTGFALVWWPRTGSTMTAVVRGDAAVDLASPGGRRRLEGRGILPWHLAEFRDVEALRIGAGSSARGASDGVAADAGFGAPDGRRFRAESIEWRTATAAGSAAPDVAETSTTTWDTAWDPAAHAGDPAPGDEDAGEDADEVADARSVERAFGFRVGSAAARTSVGRVLIGRRPRPPRITVEPVELVEVDGPDTVSGTHLELRREGDRVVATDLRSTNGTVIRTSAGARRMLAGESVVVPPGALLELGGATIVEILPTQEDPNHPDRQAPA is encoded by the coding sequence ATGATCCGCGCGGTTCAGGCGTCAGGCGCGTCCCCGGCGGCGTCCGGCGGGTCTGCGTGGGACGTCGTCGCCGGCGGACGATTCGTGGTCGCCTTCCCGGCACCGGCACCGGGTGCGGTCCTCGAGGCGTTCGAACGGGCAGCGACGGGTTCGCCGTCGCTCGAGGCGCTGATCGGCGCGATCCCGCTGGGCGCGGACGGCGTCACCGGATTCGCCCTCGTGTGGTGGCCGCGGACCGGGTCGACCATGACCGCGGTCGTACGGGGGGACGCCGCGGTCGACCTCGCATCGCCCGGTGGTCGCCGCCGACTCGAGGGCCGGGGCATCCTGCCGTGGCACCTCGCGGAGTTCCGCGACGTCGAGGCGCTGCGGATCGGGGCGGGGTCGTCGGCGCGTGGGGCATCCGACGGCGTGGCGGCGGACGCCGGGTTCGGTGCTCCGGACGGCCGCAGGTTCCGAGCCGAGTCGATCGAGTGGCGGACGGCGACGGCAGCCGGGTCCGCCGCGCCCGACGTCGCGGAGACGTCGACGACGACGTGGGACACCGCGTGGGATCCCGCCGCGCACGCCGGCGACCCCGCGCCGGGCGACGAGGATGCCGGCGAGGATGCCGACGAGGTCGCCGACGCGCGCAGCGTCGAGCGAGCCTTCGGGTTCAGGGTCGGGTCCGCAGCCGCCAGGACGTCGGTCGGCCGGGTGCTGATCGGTCGCCGCCCGCGGCCGCCGAGGATCACGGTCGAACCGGTCGAGCTCGTCGAGGTCGACGGGCCGGACACGGTCTCCGGCACGCATCTGGAACTGCGGCGTGAGGGCGACCGGGTCGTCGCGACCGACCTGCGGTCGACCAACGGCACCGTGATCCGGACCTCGGCGGGGGCCCGCCGGATGCTCGCCGGCGAATCGGTCGTCGTGCCGCCGGGTGCCCTCCTCGAACTCGGAGGCGCTACGATCGTCGAGATCCTCCCGACCCAGGAGGATCCGAACCACCCCGACAGGCAGGCTCCCGCGTGA
- a CDS encoding PP2C family serine/threonine-protein phosphatase, whose translation MTQIGNGNPRHRVTMPSGTEVVLSWSAVSDTGHRREVNEDSFVAQPPVFAVADGMGGHAAGDFASAAVVTRLAEHGGEAAIGTPELDRSLRLAVQDMGRGAGVTDEGSGTTVTGVALGEISGEAAWLVFNIGDSRVYRLIGGVLEQLTVDHSVVQELVDAGQITRDEADTHPHANVITRAVGFHEAPLPDYRAIAIEPGMRLLVCSDGLTKELTSYGIRHFLLSNPKSEQATRALLEAALGNGGRDNVTMIVVDVLAITRSEAVHSA comes from the coding sequence GTGACGCAGATCGGAAACGGCAACCCCCGCCATCGAGTGACGATGCCGAGCGGGACGGAGGTCGTGCTGTCCTGGTCGGCCGTCTCCGACACCGGCCACCGGCGCGAGGTCAACGAGGACAGCTTCGTCGCGCAGCCGCCCGTGTTCGCCGTGGCGGACGGCATGGGCGGGCACGCCGCGGGCGACTTCGCCAGCGCCGCGGTCGTCACCCGCCTCGCCGAGCACGGCGGCGAGGCCGCGATCGGCACGCCGGAACTCGACCGGTCGCTCCGTCTCGCGGTCCAGGACATGGGTCGAGGCGCGGGTGTCACCGACGAGGGCAGCGGGACGACGGTCACCGGGGTCGCGCTCGGGGAGATCAGCGGCGAGGCCGCCTGGCTGGTCTTCAACATCGGGGACTCCCGCGTCTACCGGCTCATCGGCGGGGTGCTCGAGCAGCTCACCGTGGACCACTCGGTGGTCCAGGAGCTCGTCGACGCCGGACAGATCACGCGCGACGAGGCCGACACCCATCCGCACGCCAACGTGATCACGCGGGCGGTCGGCTTCCACGAGGCGCCCCTGCCCGACTACCGGGCGATCGCGATCGAGCCGGGCATGCGGCTCCTCGTGTGCTCCGACGGGCTGACGAAGGAACTGACCAGCTATGGAATCCGGCACTTCCTCCTGTCCAACCCGAAGTCGGAGCAGGCGACCAGGGCGCTGCTCGAGGCCGCCCTCGGCAACGGCGGCAGGGACAACGTCACGATGATCGTCGTCGACGTCCTCGCCATCACGCGTTCGGAAGCGGTCCACTCCGCCTGA
- a CDS encoding serine/threonine-protein kinase: MSRRLPSTPPTLPGFAFVRVLGSGGFADVFLYEQNMPRRLVAVKVLLAEVVNDEVRQMFQAEANLMAQLSSHPAILTVFQASVAADGRPYLVMEYCASTLGRRYRVEPLPLSEVLSIGVRIAGAVESAHRQGVLHRDIKPSNILTTAYGHPVLSDFGIAATVGEATRTDSIGLSVPWSAPEVLRDEVSGTVASEVWSLGATVYSLLVGRSPFEIPDGDNGSAALGQRIERAKLPPTGRTDVPPDLERALAKAMRRRPAERQASALEFVRDLQAVEDDLGLRQTPVDVEVEEWAVATASDVDERTRVGGGHAIPATRGARRRRRVSPPAAVTPEARSTGSGLGAGEGRATSRLAWGIAAGAVLLAGLVTAAAAFIVLSAGAIPTVAEVRSEVGPGGVTFSWDDPGIASGDAYLVNIDGVDEPARRESTIVVDPGPSDRVCASVRVSRDGRTGSASPEECVDLGSAAP, encoded by the coding sequence GTGTCGAGGCGACTCCCGTCAACGCCGCCCACCCTGCCGGGCTTCGCGTTCGTGCGGGTGCTCGGGTCGGGCGGGTTCGCCGACGTGTTCCTGTACGAGCAGAACATGCCCAGGCGACTCGTCGCCGTCAAGGTGCTGCTCGCCGAGGTGGTGAACGACGAGGTCCGCCAGATGTTCCAGGCCGAGGCCAACCTCATGGCGCAGCTGTCCAGCCACCCGGCGATCCTGACCGTGTTCCAGGCGAGCGTCGCCGCCGACGGCCGTCCGTACCTCGTGATGGAGTACTGCGCGTCGACGCTCGGACGCCGGTATCGGGTCGAGCCGTTGCCGCTGAGCGAGGTGCTGTCGATCGGTGTCCGCATCGCGGGCGCGGTGGAGTCCGCGCATCGCCAGGGCGTGCTGCACCGCGACATCAAGCCCTCCAACATCCTGACGACCGCGTACGGGCATCCGGTCCTCTCGGATTTCGGGATCGCGGCGACGGTCGGCGAAGCCACCCGGACCGACTCGATCGGCCTGTCCGTGCCGTGGTCGGCCCCGGAGGTGCTCCGCGACGAGGTGTCGGGCACCGTGGCGAGCGAGGTCTGGTCGCTGGGCGCGACGGTCTACTCGCTGCTGGTCGGGCGCAGCCCCTTCGAGATCCCCGACGGCGACAACGGCTCGGCCGCGCTCGGGCAGCGCATCGAGCGCGCGAAGCTGCCGCCGACCGGTCGGACCGACGTACCGCCCGACCTCGAGCGCGCCCTGGCGAAGGCCATGCGCCGCAGGCCCGCGGAACGCCAGGCGAGCGCCCTCGAGTTCGTGCGCGACCTGCAGGCCGTCGAGGACGACCTGGGTCTGCGTCAGACGCCCGTCGACGTCGAGGTCGAGGAGTGGGCGGTCGCGACCGCGAGCGACGTCGACGAGCGGACCCGCGTGGGCGGCGGGCACGCGATTCCCGCGACTCGGGGCGCGCGTCGTCGCCGTCGCGTCTCCCCTCCCGCGGCTGTGACGCCCGAGGCCCGGTCGACCGGGAGCGGGCTCGGCGCGGGCGAGGGGCGGGCGACCTCGAGGCTGGCCTGGGGGATCGCCGCGGGCGCCGTGCTGCTCGCCGGCCTGGTCACCGCGGCGGCGGCGTTCATCGTGCTGTCGGCGGGGGCGATCCCGACCGTCGCGGAGGTGCGGTCCGAGGTCGGCCCCGGCGGCGTGACCTTCAGCTGGGACGATCCGGGGATCGCGTCCGGCGACGCGTACCTCGTCAACATCGACGGCGTCGACGAACCTGCACGTCGCGAGTCCACGATCGTGGTGGATCCCGGCCCGAGCGACCGGGTCTGCGCGTCCGTCCGCGTCAGTCGTGACGGCAGGACCGGTTCGGCGAGCCCCGAGGAGTGCGTCGACCTGGGGAGCGCGGCGCCGTGA